The Maridesulfovibrio sp. genomic sequence CTTTGAAGATCCACTGTATTTCCTCCGTTTAAGGGATTTAATTCTTTAGCGATCCGCGGGATCATCTATGGCAGCTATGGCCTTTTGCAGGATTTGTTGAATGACCTGTGCCATATTGGAATCGTTTACTTGTGCTTTATTACGACCGCCTGTGTGACCGGACTGTCCCAAAACTTCCTCAGCACGCCTTACCCCGCAACCAACCTTCCTGATATAAATGAGGTTCATTGGGGAAACATTGTCGGAAGTAATCCCGAATCCGGCAGAAGAACTGCCCAGAGTCATGGAAGGAAACAGGTTGGTGGTGGCACCCATGCCGCCAAAAGCTGCCGGGGTATTGACCAGAAGGCGGCCAACGGGCTTTTTCAAGGCGAACTGGAAAATCACGTCCTCATCAGTGGAATGAATGACCAGAGTATGGGCGTTCCTTTCGTGAAGCAGCAGCTCGATGCACTTTTCACAGGCGTGCATCCAGTCGTCCTCCACATAAAGGGCCAGTACAGGGGAAAGAAATTCTCTATAGTAGGGATCGGTGTCAGAAACATACTTACGTTCCGCCACCAGTACGGTGATATTTTCCGGTACGCTGAACCCGGCTCTGCGGGCCAGCACCGGCGCAGGCTGCCCGGCCATCCCCTTCCTGCGCTGTCCGTCAGGAGCGATGAACAGTGCGGCAAGGGATTCAGCTTCGCTCTCAGACATGAAATATGCCCCGCAGGAACGAAGGGACCGGCGCACATCTTCGGCCACACAAGAATCAACAACGATGGATTGCTCCGCTGAGGGAGCAATCCCGTTATCAAAAGTCTTGCTGGCAATGATGTCTTGAACGGCCACCCCAATGTCGGCAGTACGTTCAATAAATGCCGGACCGTTGCCGGTTCCCCCGTAGATAACCGGTTTGCCGGTCTGCTGGGCAGATTGGATCATCCCGGGGACTCCGGTAACCATAACCAGCGAGATATTCCTGTGATTCATAAGTTCACGGGTTCCGCTCTTGGTAACAGTCTCCAGATATGAGAGGCAGCCTTCAGGAAGTCCGCAGCCCTCTCCGGCTTCGATCATGATATCCAGAACCCGACTGATGCTTTTTACTGCACCCGGGTGAGGGGAAAAAATAACACCGTTTCCGGACTTGATAGCAATCAGGGTATTGTAGACCGTAGTAGAAACAGGACCGGTCACTGGACAAAGGGCAGCGATAACTCCGACAGGAACACCGATGCCGGTTATCTTTTTCTGCGGGTCTTCATTGATGACACCAACGCAGCGCATACCGCGCAGTTCCTTGCGGACCTGATTACAGACAAAGCGGTTTTTAATCAGCTTGTCCTGCCATTTTCCGCCGTCAGTCTCTTCGTAAGACATGAGCGCCAGCTCTTCGGCATGCTCCTCAACCGCATCCGCAATCCGCTCGACTATTTCGTCAAGCTTTTCCTGCGGAAAGGTCGCCAGCTTTTTCTGGGCCTCATGGGCTACCTCCGCCAGAATTCTGGCTTGCTGGATGGAGAGTAAATCGTTGTCAACAATCATCGCTTACACCTTTCTCCGGGACTGAAACGTTCTTTAACTATCCGGCTTCCCCTGCACTCCCAATTAGGGAAGCAGGTTATCGATTGCGTAAATCTTGGTGATTTGTTCCAGATCGCGATGGGGAGTGGGGATGACGAGGGAAGCGTAGACTTCGGCTTCCATCCGTTCCACAGCTTTTACACCGGCTTCAACAGCGGCCTGACAGGCTGCGACATCACCCTGAACCAGTACGGAAATATATCCGGAAGCAACGTTTTCATAACCGACGAGTTCAACGTCAGCGGCCTTCATCATGGCATCAGCCGCTTCAAGCACATAAACAATGCCGAACGTTTCAATCAGGCCCATTGCCCGGGGGCGAGGTCCGGAAGCATCAGATTCCGAGGTCTCCACACCATGGACTGACACAATGTCACCGACACCGCGAATCGGACGGGGCATAACGTTATGGGCAGTAAGTTTCCCAATTTCGGCTGCAGTAGCAGAGCCGGCTTCTACAGAAGCCTTGACTGCCGCAACATCACCCTTGACCATTACAGCCACAAGGGTGGAGCCGATATTTTCATAACCGACGAGTTTAACATCTGCTGTTTTGAGCATCTGGTCCGCGCCGCCGATGGCCGGGACCATTCCGAGAGTTTCGATAAGCCCGAGAGCCTCTTCGCCTTGATACCTCATGTAATCTCCATTGAGCTGGTATTTCAGTTCAAAACCATGACTTATGACTTTTGACGGATGCTTGTCTTAAGAATCCACCTTTTCCACATCCTGCTCACAGCCTAGCCCCTGACCTAAAGGGGAAGGTCAACAGAGATTTCACATTTTTAGCACATTTTTTTGTAAGACATTAAAAATCAACACTTTTTTTGAGTTACATTTTCGTAAGAACCTAAGAGATGTGATTACGAGAATCAATTCCAGTGACCACACAATAGTTCCTCGAAAAAATCAGTTCTCAACGTTTCCCGATTAGGTTGAACTGAAATTCAGTTATGAACTTTAACCAAGACATCAAAGCCGACTTCATGCACATACAAAAAAATAAAATTGACTGAACACCAAAACCAATTTTTCACCTAACCGGAGCGCATAAAGACTGCTATCAATCGTCAAATAACTATTTTGGAAAATAATATTCGAGAAATATTTTCTTTTTTATTTAACAACCAGATAAGGCATTGAGATAATGGAAGTTTTTAATTCTTTACCTATAGTCAAACCTACATTATCAGGGGGCTTTCAAAGTTATTCTGAAAAAGCGCGTTGACCTTCCCCTTAAGGGAAAGGATATAAATTTAAGGACTAGTACCTTCCCGTTAGGGGAAGGATGTTTTCCCTGCGATGTGGAAGCGAATGATTAGAGCAGTGACGAGAATGCAGGGATACGGGTGTGAATTTCAGTTTAACTTTTAATGATTAAGGAGACGAGCATGGGGGAAGCAACCGTTGCAATAAACCCGGCAGCCGTCGCTGCAAAGCACAAGCTGGCTACCAGTTTTAAAAGAAAGGGCATTGTTATCGCCCTTCTTTCCGGACTGCTGTACGGTTTTTATACCGCATTCATGACTCTGGGCATGTCCAAAGGGATCTGGGCAGAGTGGTACGGTGAAAATTCGGGACTGTCTGCATTTACTGTAATGTATCTTTTAAGTGCCATCGGCGCGGCAACCACCGACTCATGCAGCGCGGTCTGGGCTGTAGGTATTGCTGGTTTCCGCGGACGCTTTAAAGACTTTGTACGCTGCATCAAAACCAAACCCGGCATGGTTATGGTTGCCGCTGCCGTCATCGGCGGACCTCTGGCAAGTACTGCTTATGTTGTTGGTCTGCAGCTTGCTGGATCTCTGGTAGTACCCATTGCCGCGCTCTGCCCGGCAGTAGGAGCCATCCTCGGCCGCATCCTTTTTAAGCAGGAGCTCAACGCCCGCATGCTGCTCGGTATCGCTATATGCTTCGGTGCCAGCTTCATGATCGGCTCCACCAGCCTTGACGGTGCAGGCGGCCCCAACCTTCTGATAGGCCTTTTCTTCGGTTTCCTTGCTGCAGTTTGCTGGGGGATTGAAGGCTGTGTCTGCGGTTACGGAACCTCCATGATTGATCCTGAAATCGGCATCACCATCCGTCAGGTTACCGCAGGTTTCTCCAACCTTTTCATCCTCGTTCCCCTGTTCGGCTTCATCGCCCACGTTGATACTTTCAACATGGTCACACAGTCTTTCAGCGACAGCGAAGCCATGATCTGGTTTGTTCTGGCCGGACTCTCAGCATACCTGACTTTCATGTACTGGTACAAAGGAAACGCCATGTGCGGTGCTGCTCTCGGCATGTCCTGCAACGGTACTTTCTCTTTCTGGGGCCCCTTCTGCTGCTGGATTGTACTCGGCATCGCCATGGGCATGGAAGGCTGGGCAATGCCTCCCGTCGCATGGGCAGCAGCAATCATCATGGTAATCGGTATCTTCATCATCTCTATGAACCCCATGGACCTGTTCAAGAACAATGAGGAGGCAGCATAATGATTCCCCTTAACTACGCCATCCTGAAGCACTTTACCAAAGTTGAAGAAGCCTGCGCCGACTGCGTTATGGACGCCCTTAAAGATCAGTACGGCACCTTCAAAGCCTTCAAGAAACCATCTGTCATCAACGCCCTGATGACAGCCGAAGCAAACGGACTCATCGAAGAATCCCGCTTCGACCTCGACTCAAATCAGGAACTGCGCGTCTACTACCGCGCCCACGCTGAAGGAGCCGAAACAATCAATAAATATATTAAAGGCTGATAGCCAAGACCTCACTGAAGCAAGGGGAGCGGTCTCGCAGAGAGCGCTCCCCTCTTTAACGTGATATGTAAATTATAGCAGCGCAGGTGAAGATTCTGTTGAATTAATCTCCGAAATACCGGACCATAAGAACTGGAGGAGAGACCAGTGAAGTACAAGGAACGCTATTTCATCGGGGAGATGAGCAAACTCTGCAACATTTCCAAAAAAGCACTCCGTTACTACGACCAGATAAACCTCATCCCCTCGCAGCGACACGATTACAACAACTATAGGTACTACACCCGGGAATCCCTGCTTTCGGTCCCGGTTATTAAATATTACAAACAAATGGGCTTTACCCTTGAAGAAATGAAAGAATTCATTGAGGGGAGCGCACAACACGTATTCAAATCCATTCAACATTCTTTTCGCTCCAAAATCAGGGAATTGGAGAAGGAACAGGAAAGAATACGCCGAAAGTACGTATCAGTAAAAGACTGGTATGAACTGGTTCGTGAAGCAGAAATGGTCATTGATAACAACATCAATGAAGTCTCTATCAAATATATTGAAAGCAGCGACCTGCTTTTTCAGGACCAGTTATTTGAACTCGACCTGCAATGGTCAATCATTAATTTGGAATTCACCCAACACGTGGAGGACATGAATAACGAGATAACCGGACCGGTCATCATCAATTTTTCATCCCGCAAAAACCGCGTTGAAGGAGAAGATCAAAAAATCAAAATGCTGCAAAAAACAGTCATACCCTGCAGCGAAGAATATAAATACGAATTCGGCGGGGACATGATGATCTCCTGCTACCACCTTGGAGACCACAAGGACATCAACAAAACTTACCTAAAAATGGAACGCTGGGCTGCAAACAACGGTTACCTGCTTGGGGAGGAATCCTTCGAACGGTATGTCACTGACTACTGGACAACCAACAACAGTGCTAAATTCGTAACCGAAGTCCTGATTAAATGCTCACGCCACGGCGACCCTGAAACTTAAGATTACCATTAATCATGCGAAAAGGCCTGTTTCATGAATGAAACAGGCCTTTTCGCATAGTACAGCAAAAGCATATTCATGCTTAGCAATTACCCATAAAATTTGAAGGTGTTGACTGCCGATTTCAAAAAAAAGTTCATTCTTCCTGCTCCCGGCATTGCGGACAAAGCCCGAATAAAATCATCCGGTGCCGGGTCAGAGTGTAACCGTTTTTTCTGGCCAACTCCTCCTGCCTGCGCTCAATGACATCATCCAGAACCTCAATTTTTTTATCGCACCGTATGCAGATAAGGTGGTCATGATGTTCATGCCCGTAAGAGTGCTCATAAAGCGCAACCCCGCACCCGAAATCGAGACTATCTGCCAGCCCGGAATCTACAAGCAGCTTTAATGTCCGGTAAACAGTTGCCAATCCTACTTCAGGAAGCTTTAGTTGAACAAAACCCAAAAGCTCCTCGGCTGAAAAATGGCCTTCAGTTTCAAGAAAAGTCTCAACTATCACCTTACGCTGAGGGGTCATGCTCAACCCATTTGCGGCAAGGTAATCAATAAATATTTTTTCTGCTTCATTTGACATTATGAAAATGAAATCCATTTTCATAAAGCTGTCAAGAACTTTCTAAATAACCCCATGGCAAAAGCCGCAACCGGATCAAAAAGTACGCCTCACACATTCATAAAATGACAGCAGTCAAGGCTTTGTTTTTTCTTCGGAAGCAGGAATAGCAACCACAATATCCAGCCCGCGCGGAGTACGGATCAATTGCGGTGAAGGTCCTCTTTTTTCATTCGGATCACGGAAATTAAAAACCAGCCGCAGACGGTCAGGATGCCTACCCAATATAACCTGACCAACGAAACCGGACAGCAGGTCCGTTACCCGCG encodes the following:
- a CDS encoding aldehyde dehydrogenase family protein, giving the protein MIVDNDLLSIQQARILAEVAHEAQKKLATFPQEKLDEIVERIADAVEEHAEELALMSYEETDGGKWQDKLIKNRFVCNQVRKELRGMRCVGVINEDPQKKITGIGVPVGVIAALCPVTGPVSTTVYNTLIAIKSGNGVIFSPHPGAVKSISRVLDIMIEAGEGCGLPEGCLSYLETVTKSGTRELMNHRNISLVMVTGVPGMIQSAQQTGKPVIYGGTGNGPAFIERTADIGVAVQDIIASKTFDNGIAPSAEQSIVVDSCVAEDVRRSLRSCGAYFMSESEAESLAALFIAPDGQRRKGMAGQPAPVLARRAGFSVPENITVLVAERKYVSDTDPYYREFLSPVLALYVEDDWMHACEKCIELLLHERNAHTLVIHSTDEDVIFQFALKKPVGRLLVNTPAAFGGMGATTNLFPSMTLGSSSAGFGITSDNVSPMNLIYIRKVGCGVRRAEEVLGQSGHTGGRNKAQVNDSNMAQVIQQILQKAIAAIDDPADR
- a CDS encoding BMC domain-containing protein, yielding MGLIETFGIVYVLEAADAMMKAADVELVGYENVASGYISVLVQGDVAACQAAVEAGVKAVERMEAEVYASLVIPTPHRDLEQITKIYAIDNLLP
- a CDS encoding MerR family DNA-binding transcriptional regulator — protein: MKYKERYFIGEMSKLCNISKKALRYYDQINLIPSQRHDYNNYRYYTRESLLSVPVIKYYKQMGFTLEEMKEFIEGSAQHVFKSIQHSFRSKIRELEKEQERIRRKYVSVKDWYELVREAEMVIDNNINEVSIKYIESSDLLFQDQLFELDLQWSIINLEFTQHVEDMNNEITGPVIINFSSRKNRVEGEDQKIKMLQKTVIPCSEEYKYEFGGDMMISCYHLGDHKDINKTYLKMERWAANNGYLLGEESFERYVTDYWTTNNSAKFVTEVLIKCSRHGDPET
- a CDS encoding transcriptional repressor, translating into MSNEAEKIFIDYLAANGLSMTPQRKVIVETFLETEGHFSAEELLGFVQLKLPEVGLATVYRTLKLLVDSGLADSLDFGCGVALYEHSYGHEHHDHLICIRCDKKIEVLDDVIERRQEELARKNGYTLTRHRMILFGLCPQCREQEE